The Sylvia atricapilla isolate bSylAtr1 unplaced genomic scaffold, bSylAtr1.pri scaffold_95_arrow_ctg1, whole genome shotgun sequence genome contains a region encoding:
- the LOC136375140 gene encoding uncharacterized protein isoform X2, whose product MSAPPRSELAAAAAALLRLGEERPPAAAMNLLQRKGRPEWRPREEEPRKGVPKAREGGSLRRPLRVGFLTLPAPQERGPRPCAPGMAPRSLSCHAVGLPDSGVPLRPPGPRTGPPEGRGLEAPPAKRGGTPRGGCVRQTPPLKPSRSPQTRLSAGAPPPALAEQGEAEEPVYIEMVGDARGVPGGDPRRGGPGGAPPPPAEEPEAIYEEMSCPLPAGEGPGHAPFSGHAPFYGHTPHSAHAPFGGPVLHSGHAPYTGHAPFSGHAPHAGRAPFIGHAPFSGPAPIPPPFPNLLPPRPPPLAPPPEGPSRLPLPSRREGPPPARARSHSTPLPPQHPPGGAGRERGGAGLGPLPLPPSAEAPPPGKRPPAYESLRGGVAPGGPALTREEDPPLRRGIGASARRGKDSEKAPEPPREERGGAGAVPPPLRDPGAGRGAPGAARTPGALPDLPRLRETLGRGLNPPHRVKSISMTTFTEAEVLFLQAHGNEACRRVWLGTFDPRTLLLPDSRDPQKVKEFLQEKYEKKRWYLAPEQVKQPPQSTTAEPGPPQLLHGDTGTLAQPRPAAQRPPQPARKASTDLLADIGGDPFASPAPGPAFAAFPGPAPPRSAFPSFNAFGTSPGAPTFGGAVPPFHVPPTTTGGVSAQGVATPVLPTGGGASVSPFGTLRDPPALPHGGYTNPFTAPVAPRPSTNPFQSNGPGASFTSPSVPGAFPSPFQADGLPFGAFSVAKASTNPFVVRRGRLAVRGGVPEPPFSAADPLSVPSRRSRPRRRRSASDTRPPTPSYDRSCPRGARPGRAPPAPPGPGFIFVPRDLS is encoded by the exons ATGAGCGCTCCCCCGCGGTCGGAactcgccgccgccgccgccgccctcctGCGCCTGGGCGAGGAGCGCCCCCCGGCGGCCGCCATGAACCTGCTGCAGCGCAAGGGGCGCCCCGAGTGGCGCCCCCGCGAGGAGGAGCCGCGCAAGGg GGTCCCCAAGGCTCGGGAAGGGGGGTCCCTTCGGCGCCCGCTGCGTGTGGGGTTCCTGACGCTGCCGGCGCCGCAGGAACGCGGCCCCCGGCCCTGTGCTCCCGGCATGGCCCCCCGCTCGCTGTCCTGCCACGCCGTGGGGCTCCCCGACTCGGGGGTGCCCCTGCGCCCCCCCGGACCCCGCACCGGACCCCCGGAGGGCCGGGGCCTCGAGGCGCCGCCCGCCAAGAGAGGGG GCACCCCCCGGGGGGGCTGCGTGCGGCAGACGCCCCCCCTGAAGCCGTCGCGCAGCCCCCAGACCCGGCTGTCGGCCGGGGCGCCCCCGCCCGCGCTGGCCGAGCAGGGGGAGGCGGAGGAGCCCGTGTACATCGAGATGGTGGGGGACGCCCGCGGGGTCCCGGGGGGCGATCCCCGGCGGGGGGGCCCGGGGGGAGCGCCCCCCCCGCCCGCCGAGGAGCCCGAGGCCATTTACGAGGAGATGAGCTGCCCCCTGCCCGCGGGGGAGGGGCCGGGACACGCCCCTTTCTCGGGACACGCACCCTTTTACGGACACACCCCGCACAGCGCCCACGCCCCTTTCGGTGGCCCCGTGCTGCACTCTGGCCACGCCCCCTACACCGGTCACGCCCCGTTCTCTGGCCACGCCCCTCATGCCGGCCGCGCCCCCTTTATCGGCCACGCCCCGTTCTCCGGACCCGCCCCCATCCCGCCGCCCTTCCCCAACCTGCTGCCGCCACGCCCACccccgctggccccgccccccgAGGGCCCCTCGCGCTTGCCCCTCCCCTCACGCCGCGAGggcccgccccccgcccgcgcGCGGAGCCACTCCACGCCCCTCCCTCCGCAACACCcgccgggaggggcggggcgtgaacgcggcggggcggggctcGGACCGCTGCCACTCCCACCCTCCGCCGAAGCCCCGCCCCCCGGGAAACGCCCGCCCGCCTACGAGAGCTTGCGCGGGGGCGTGGCGCCGGGAGGCCCCGCCCTCACCCGCGAGGAGGACCCGCCCCTTCGGCGGGGAATCGGAGCCTCTGCCCGCCGCGGGAAGGACTCCGAGA AGGCGCCGGAGCCCCCCCGGGAGGAGCgggggggcgcgggggcggTTCCCCCCCCCCTCCGGGATCCCGGTGCGGGCCGAGGGGCCCCGGGGGCGGCCCGGACCCCCGGTGCCCTGCCAGACCTTCCCCGCCTGCGGGAGACCCTCGG GCGGGGACTGAACCCCCCTCACCGTGTCAAGTCCATCTCCATGACGACATTCACCGAGGCCGAGGTGCTGTTCCTGCAGGCGCACGGCAATGAG GCCTGCAGGCGGGTCTGGCTTGGCACCTTCGACCCCCGGACTTTGCTGCTGCCCGACTCCCGCGACCCCCAGAAGGTGAAGGAGTTCCTGCAGGAGAAATACGAGAAGAAACGATG GTACTTGGCACCAGAACAAGTGAAACAACCCCCCCAAAGCACCACAGCGGAGCCCGGgcccccccagctcctccatggggacacagggacactggcacag ccccgcccAGCCGCCCAGCGCCCTCCCCAGCCGGCCCGAAAGGCCAGCACTGACCTCCTGGCTGACATCGGGGGGGACCCTTTcgccagccctgccccaggaccGGCGTTCGCTGCTTTCCCTG GCCCAGCCCCACCCAGGTCTGCCTTCCCCAGTTTCAATGCCTTTGGAACCAGCCCTGGAGCACCCACTTTTGGGGGAGCTGTGCCCCCCTTCCACGTCCCACCCACCACCACAG GAGGTGTGTCTGCACAGGGCGTGGCCACCCCTGTTCTGCCCACAGGGGGCGGAGCATCTGTCAG ccccttcgGGACCCTCCGGGACCCCCCGGCGCTGCCCCACGGGG GCTACACCAACCCCTTCACGGCCCCCGTGGCCCCCAGACCCTCCACCAACCCCTTCCAGAGCAACGGCCCCG GTGCCTCTTTCACCTCGCCCTCTGTTCCTGGggccttccccagccccttccaggCTGATG GGTTGCCTTTCGGAGCGTTCAGCGTTGCCAAAGCTTCCACCAACCCCTTCGTGGTGAGGAGGGGGAGATTGGCGGTGAGAGGGGGCGTTCCTGAGCCCCCTTTCTCCGCTGCTGACCCCCTCTCTGTGCCCTCCAGACGGTCCCGGCCCCGACGGCGCCGTTCGGCGTCAGACACCCGACCACCAACCCCTTCCTATGACCGCAGCTGCCCGCGGGGAGCTCGGCCCGGCCGAGCTCCTCCTGCTCCGCCGGGaccaggttttatttttgttccgAGAGATTTATCGTGA
- the LOC136375140 gene encoding uncharacterized protein isoform X1 encodes MRGSGRGGGALRTRGPGGSREQNSGGGGSPGRGGRGLKAPPPAMSAPPRSELAAAAAALLRLGEERPPAAAMNLLQRKGRPEWRPREEEPRKGVPKAREGGSLRRPLRVGFLTLPAPQERGPRPCAPGMAPRSLSCHAVGLPDSGVPLRPPGPRTGPPEGRGLEAPPAKRGGTPRGGCVRQTPPLKPSRSPQTRLSAGAPPPALAEQGEAEEPVYIEMVGDARGVPGGDPRRGGPGGAPPPPAEEPEAIYEEMSCPLPAGEGPGHAPFSGHAPFYGHTPHSAHAPFGGPVLHSGHAPYTGHAPFSGHAPHAGRAPFIGHAPFSGPAPIPPPFPNLLPPRPPPLAPPPEGPSRLPLPSRREGPPPARARSHSTPLPPQHPPGGAGRERGGAGLGPLPLPPSAEAPPPGKRPPAYESLRGGVAPGGPALTREEDPPLRRGIGASARRGKDSEKAPEPPREERGGAGAVPPPLRDPGAGRGAPGAARTPGALPDLPRLRETLGRGLNPPHRVKSISMTTFTEAEVLFLQAHGNEACRRVWLGTFDPRTLLLPDSRDPQKVKEFLQEKYEKKRWYLAPEQVKQPPQSTTAEPGPPQLLHGDTGTLAQPRPAAQRPPQPARKASTDLLADIGGDPFASPAPGPAFAAFPGPAPPRSAFPSFNAFGTSPGAPTFGGAVPPFHVPPTTTGGVSAQGVATPVLPTGGGASVSPFGTLRDPPALPHGGYTNPFTAPVAPRPSTNPFQSNGPGASFTSPSVPGAFPSPFQADGLPFGAFSVAKASTNPFVVRRGRLAVRGGVPEPPFSAADPLSVPSRRSRPRRRRSASDTRPPTPSYDRSCPRGARPGRAPPAPPGPGFIFVPRDLS; translated from the exons ATGCGGGGCtccgggaggggcgggggggcTCTGAGGACACGGGGTCCGGGCGGGTCTCGGGAGCAGAATTCGGGGGGCGGGGGGTCGCCGGGCCGGGGGGGGCGGGGTCTGAAGGCCCCGCCCCCAGCCATGAGCGCTCCCCCGCGGTCGGAactcgccgccgccgccgccgccctcctGCGCCTGGGCGAGGAGCGCCCCCCGGCGGCCGCCATGAACCTGCTGCAGCGCAAGGGGCGCCCCGAGTGGCGCCCCCGCGAGGAGGAGCCGCGCAAGGg GGTCCCCAAGGCTCGGGAAGGGGGGTCCCTTCGGCGCCCGCTGCGTGTGGGGTTCCTGACGCTGCCGGCGCCGCAGGAACGCGGCCCCCGGCCCTGTGCTCCCGGCATGGCCCCCCGCTCGCTGTCCTGCCACGCCGTGGGGCTCCCCGACTCGGGGGTGCCCCTGCGCCCCCCCGGACCCCGCACCGGACCCCCGGAGGGCCGGGGCCTCGAGGCGCCGCCCGCCAAGAGAGGGG GCACCCCCCGGGGGGGCTGCGTGCGGCAGACGCCCCCCCTGAAGCCGTCGCGCAGCCCCCAGACCCGGCTGTCGGCCGGGGCGCCCCCGCCCGCGCTGGCCGAGCAGGGGGAGGCGGAGGAGCCCGTGTACATCGAGATGGTGGGGGACGCCCGCGGGGTCCCGGGGGGCGATCCCCGGCGGGGGGGCCCGGGGGGAGCGCCCCCCCCGCCCGCCGAGGAGCCCGAGGCCATTTACGAGGAGATGAGCTGCCCCCTGCCCGCGGGGGAGGGGCCGGGACACGCCCCTTTCTCGGGACACGCACCCTTTTACGGACACACCCCGCACAGCGCCCACGCCCCTTTCGGTGGCCCCGTGCTGCACTCTGGCCACGCCCCCTACACCGGTCACGCCCCGTTCTCTGGCCACGCCCCTCATGCCGGCCGCGCCCCCTTTATCGGCCACGCCCCGTTCTCCGGACCCGCCCCCATCCCGCCGCCCTTCCCCAACCTGCTGCCGCCACGCCCACccccgctggccccgccccccgAGGGCCCCTCGCGCTTGCCCCTCCCCTCACGCCGCGAGggcccgccccccgcccgcgcGCGGAGCCACTCCACGCCCCTCCCTCCGCAACACCcgccgggaggggcggggcgtgaacgcggcggggcggggctcGGACCGCTGCCACTCCCACCCTCCGCCGAAGCCCCGCCCCCCGGGAAACGCCCGCCCGCCTACGAGAGCTTGCGCGGGGGCGTGGCGCCGGGAGGCCCCGCCCTCACCCGCGAGGAGGACCCGCCCCTTCGGCGGGGAATCGGAGCCTCTGCCCGCCGCGGGAAGGACTCCGAGA AGGCGCCGGAGCCCCCCCGGGAGGAGCgggggggcgcgggggcggTTCCCCCCCCCCTCCGGGATCCCGGTGCGGGCCGAGGGGCCCCGGGGGCGGCCCGGACCCCCGGTGCCCTGCCAGACCTTCCCCGCCTGCGGGAGACCCTCGG GCGGGGACTGAACCCCCCTCACCGTGTCAAGTCCATCTCCATGACGACATTCACCGAGGCCGAGGTGCTGTTCCTGCAGGCGCACGGCAATGAG GCCTGCAGGCGGGTCTGGCTTGGCACCTTCGACCCCCGGACTTTGCTGCTGCCCGACTCCCGCGACCCCCAGAAGGTGAAGGAGTTCCTGCAGGAGAAATACGAGAAGAAACGATG GTACTTGGCACCAGAACAAGTGAAACAACCCCCCCAAAGCACCACAGCGGAGCCCGGgcccccccagctcctccatggggacacagggacactggcacag ccccgcccAGCCGCCCAGCGCCCTCCCCAGCCGGCCCGAAAGGCCAGCACTGACCTCCTGGCTGACATCGGGGGGGACCCTTTcgccagccctgccccaggaccGGCGTTCGCTGCTTTCCCTG GCCCAGCCCCACCCAGGTCTGCCTTCCCCAGTTTCAATGCCTTTGGAACCAGCCCTGGAGCACCCACTTTTGGGGGAGCTGTGCCCCCCTTCCACGTCCCACCCACCACCACAG GAGGTGTGTCTGCACAGGGCGTGGCCACCCCTGTTCTGCCCACAGGGGGCGGAGCATCTGTCAG ccccttcgGGACCCTCCGGGACCCCCCGGCGCTGCCCCACGGGG GCTACACCAACCCCTTCACGGCCCCCGTGGCCCCCAGACCCTCCACCAACCCCTTCCAGAGCAACGGCCCCG GTGCCTCTTTCACCTCGCCCTCTGTTCCTGGggccttccccagccccttccaggCTGATG GGTTGCCTTTCGGAGCGTTCAGCGTTGCCAAAGCTTCCACCAACCCCTTCGTGGTGAGGAGGGGGAGATTGGCGGTGAGAGGGGGCGTTCCTGAGCCCCCTTTCTCCGCTGCTGACCCCCTCTCTGTGCCCTCCAGACGGTCCCGGCCCCGACGGCGCCGTTCGGCGTCAGACACCCGACCACCAACCCCTTCCTATGACCGCAGCTGCCCGCGGGGAGCTCGGCCCGGCCGAGCTCCTCCTGCTCCGCCGGGaccaggttttatttttgttccgAGAGATTTATCGTGA
- the LOC136375140 gene encoding neuronal tyrosine-phosphorylated phosphoinositide-3-kinase adapter 1-like isoform X4, with protein sequence MRGSGRGGGALRTRGPGGSREQNSGGGGSPGRGGRGLKAPPPAMSAPPRSELAAAAAALLRLGEERPPAAAMNLLQRKGRPEWRPREEEPRKGVPKAREGGSLRRPLRVGFLTLPAPQERGPRPCAPGMAPRSLSCHAVGLPDSGVPLRPPGPRTGPPEGRGLEAPPAKRGGTPRGGCVRQTPPLKPSRSPQTRLSAGAPPPALAEQGEAEEPVYIEMVGDARGVPGGDPRRGGPGGAPPPPAEEPEAIYEEMSCPLPAGEGPGHAPFSGHAPFYGHTPHSAHAPFGGPVLHSGHAPYTGHAPFSGHAPHAGRAPFIGHAPFSGPAPIPPPFPNLLPPRPPPLAPPPEGPSRLPLPSRREGPPPARARSHSTPLPPQHPPGGAGRERGGAGLGPLPLPPSAEAPPPGKRPPAYESLRGGVAPGGPALTREEDPPLRRGIGASARRGKDSEKAPEPPREERGGAGAVPPPLRDPGAGRGAPGAARTPGALPDLPRLRETLGRGLNPPHRVKSISMTTFTEAEVLFLQAHGNEACRRVWLGTFDPRTLLLPDSRDPQKVKEFLQEKYEKKRWYLAPEQVKQPPQSTTAEPGPPQLLHGDTGTLAQPRPAAQRPPQPARKASTDLLADIGGDPFASPAPGPAFAAFPGLPFGAFSVAKASTNPFVVRRGRLAVRGGVPEPPFSAADPLSVPSRRSRPRRRRSASDTRPPTPSYDRSCPRGARPGRAPPAPPGPGFIFVPRDLS encoded by the exons ATGCGGGGCtccgggaggggcgggggggcTCTGAGGACACGGGGTCCGGGCGGGTCTCGGGAGCAGAATTCGGGGGGCGGGGGGTCGCCGGGCCGGGGGGGGCGGGGTCTGAAGGCCCCGCCCCCAGCCATGAGCGCTCCCCCGCGGTCGGAactcgccgccgccgccgccgccctcctGCGCCTGGGCGAGGAGCGCCCCCCGGCGGCCGCCATGAACCTGCTGCAGCGCAAGGGGCGCCCCGAGTGGCGCCCCCGCGAGGAGGAGCCGCGCAAGGg GGTCCCCAAGGCTCGGGAAGGGGGGTCCCTTCGGCGCCCGCTGCGTGTGGGGTTCCTGACGCTGCCGGCGCCGCAGGAACGCGGCCCCCGGCCCTGTGCTCCCGGCATGGCCCCCCGCTCGCTGTCCTGCCACGCCGTGGGGCTCCCCGACTCGGGGGTGCCCCTGCGCCCCCCCGGACCCCGCACCGGACCCCCGGAGGGCCGGGGCCTCGAGGCGCCGCCCGCCAAGAGAGGGG GCACCCCCCGGGGGGGCTGCGTGCGGCAGACGCCCCCCCTGAAGCCGTCGCGCAGCCCCCAGACCCGGCTGTCGGCCGGGGCGCCCCCGCCCGCGCTGGCCGAGCAGGGGGAGGCGGAGGAGCCCGTGTACATCGAGATGGTGGGGGACGCCCGCGGGGTCCCGGGGGGCGATCCCCGGCGGGGGGGCCCGGGGGGAGCGCCCCCCCCGCCCGCCGAGGAGCCCGAGGCCATTTACGAGGAGATGAGCTGCCCCCTGCCCGCGGGGGAGGGGCCGGGACACGCCCCTTTCTCGGGACACGCACCCTTTTACGGACACACCCCGCACAGCGCCCACGCCCCTTTCGGTGGCCCCGTGCTGCACTCTGGCCACGCCCCCTACACCGGTCACGCCCCGTTCTCTGGCCACGCCCCTCATGCCGGCCGCGCCCCCTTTATCGGCCACGCCCCGTTCTCCGGACCCGCCCCCATCCCGCCGCCCTTCCCCAACCTGCTGCCGCCACGCCCACccccgctggccccgccccccgAGGGCCCCTCGCGCTTGCCCCTCCCCTCACGCCGCGAGggcccgccccccgcccgcgcGCGGAGCCACTCCACGCCCCTCCCTCCGCAACACCcgccgggaggggcggggcgtgaacgcggcggggcggggctcGGACCGCTGCCACTCCCACCCTCCGCCGAAGCCCCGCCCCCCGGGAAACGCCCGCCCGCCTACGAGAGCTTGCGCGGGGGCGTGGCGCCGGGAGGCCCCGCCCTCACCCGCGAGGAGGACCCGCCCCTTCGGCGGGGAATCGGAGCCTCTGCCCGCCGCGGGAAGGACTCCGAGA AGGCGCCGGAGCCCCCCCGGGAGGAGCgggggggcgcgggggcggTTCCCCCCCCCCTCCGGGATCCCGGTGCGGGCCGAGGGGCCCCGGGGGCGGCCCGGACCCCCGGTGCCCTGCCAGACCTTCCCCGCCTGCGGGAGACCCTCGG GCGGGGACTGAACCCCCCTCACCGTGTCAAGTCCATCTCCATGACGACATTCACCGAGGCCGAGGTGCTGTTCCTGCAGGCGCACGGCAATGAG GCCTGCAGGCGGGTCTGGCTTGGCACCTTCGACCCCCGGACTTTGCTGCTGCCCGACTCCCGCGACCCCCAGAAGGTGAAGGAGTTCCTGCAGGAGAAATACGAGAAGAAACGATG GTACTTGGCACCAGAACAAGTGAAACAACCCCCCCAAAGCACCACAGCGGAGCCCGGgcccccccagctcctccatggggacacagggacactggcacag ccccgcccAGCCGCCCAGCGCCCTCCCCAGCCGGCCCGAAAGGCCAGCACTGACCTCCTGGCTGACATCGGGGGGGACCCTTTcgccagccctgccccaggaccGGCGTTCGCTGCTTTCCCTG GGTTGCCTTTCGGAGCGTTCAGCGTTGCCAAAGCTTCCACCAACCCCTTCGTGGTGAGGAGGGGGAGATTGGCGGTGAGAGGGGGCGTTCCTGAGCCCCCTTTCTCCGCTGCTGACCCCCTCTCTGTGCCCTCCAGACGGTCCCGGCCCCGACGGCGCCGTTCGGCGTCAGACACCCGACCACCAACCCCTTCCTATGACCGCAGCTGCCCGCGGGGAGCTCGGCCCGGCCGAGCTCCTCCTGCTCCGCCGGGaccaggttttatttttgttccgAGAGATTTATCGTGA
- the LOC136375140 gene encoding uncharacterized protein isoform X3, with protein sequence MRGSGRGGGALRTRGPGGSREQNSGGGGSPGRGGRGLKAPPPAMSAPPRSELAAAAAALLRLGEERPPAAAMNLLQRKGRPEWRPREEEPRKGVPKAREGGSLRRPLRVGFLTLPAPQERGPRPCAPGMAPRSLSCHAVGLPDSGVPLRPPGPRTGPPEGRGLEAPPAKRGGTPRGGCVRQTPPLKPSRSPQTRLSAGAPPPALAEQGEAEEPVYIEMVGDARGVPGGDPRRGGPGGAPPPPAEEPEAIYEEMSCPLPAGEGPGHAPFSGHAPFYGHTPHSAHAPFGGPVLHSGHAPYTGHAPFSGHAPHAGRAPFIGHAPFSGPAPIPPPFPNLLPPRPPPLAPPPEGPSRLPLPSRREGPPPARARSHSTPLPPQHPPGGAGRERGGAGLGPLPLPPSAEAPPPGKRPPAYESLRGGVAPGGPALTREEDPPLRRGIGASARRGKDSEKAPEPPREERGGAGAVPPPLRDPGAGRGAPGAARTPGALPDLPRLRETLGRGLNPPHRVKSISMTTFTEAEVLFLQAHGNEACRRVWLGTFDPRTLLLPDSRDPQKVKEFLQEKYEKKRWYLAPEQVKQPPQSTTAEPGPPQLLHGDTGTLAQPRPAAQRPPQPARKASTDLLADIGGDPFASPAPGPAFAAFPGPAPPRSAFPSFNAFGTSPGAPTFGGAVPPFHVPPTTTGGVSAQGVATPVLPTGGGASVSPFGTLRDPPALPHGGYTNPFTAPVAPRPSTNPFQSNGPGASFTSPSVPGAFPSPFQADGLPFGAFSVAKASTNPFVTVPAPTAPFGVRHPTTNPFL encoded by the exons ATGCGGGGCtccgggaggggcgggggggcTCTGAGGACACGGGGTCCGGGCGGGTCTCGGGAGCAGAATTCGGGGGGCGGGGGGTCGCCGGGCCGGGGGGGGCGGGGTCTGAAGGCCCCGCCCCCAGCCATGAGCGCTCCCCCGCGGTCGGAactcgccgccgccgccgccgccctcctGCGCCTGGGCGAGGAGCGCCCCCCGGCGGCCGCCATGAACCTGCTGCAGCGCAAGGGGCGCCCCGAGTGGCGCCCCCGCGAGGAGGAGCCGCGCAAGGg GGTCCCCAAGGCTCGGGAAGGGGGGTCCCTTCGGCGCCCGCTGCGTGTGGGGTTCCTGACGCTGCCGGCGCCGCAGGAACGCGGCCCCCGGCCCTGTGCTCCCGGCATGGCCCCCCGCTCGCTGTCCTGCCACGCCGTGGGGCTCCCCGACTCGGGGGTGCCCCTGCGCCCCCCCGGACCCCGCACCGGACCCCCGGAGGGCCGGGGCCTCGAGGCGCCGCCCGCCAAGAGAGGGG GCACCCCCCGGGGGGGCTGCGTGCGGCAGACGCCCCCCCTGAAGCCGTCGCGCAGCCCCCAGACCCGGCTGTCGGCCGGGGCGCCCCCGCCCGCGCTGGCCGAGCAGGGGGAGGCGGAGGAGCCCGTGTACATCGAGATGGTGGGGGACGCCCGCGGGGTCCCGGGGGGCGATCCCCGGCGGGGGGGCCCGGGGGGAGCGCCCCCCCCGCCCGCCGAGGAGCCCGAGGCCATTTACGAGGAGATGAGCTGCCCCCTGCCCGCGGGGGAGGGGCCGGGACACGCCCCTTTCTCGGGACACGCACCCTTTTACGGACACACCCCGCACAGCGCCCACGCCCCTTTCGGTGGCCCCGTGCTGCACTCTGGCCACGCCCCCTACACCGGTCACGCCCCGTTCTCTGGCCACGCCCCTCATGCCGGCCGCGCCCCCTTTATCGGCCACGCCCCGTTCTCCGGACCCGCCCCCATCCCGCCGCCCTTCCCCAACCTGCTGCCGCCACGCCCACccccgctggccccgccccccgAGGGCCCCTCGCGCTTGCCCCTCCCCTCACGCCGCGAGggcccgccccccgcccgcgcGCGGAGCCACTCCACGCCCCTCCCTCCGCAACACCcgccgggaggggcggggcgtgaacgcggcggggcggggctcGGACCGCTGCCACTCCCACCCTCCGCCGAAGCCCCGCCCCCCGGGAAACGCCCGCCCGCCTACGAGAGCTTGCGCGGGGGCGTGGCGCCGGGAGGCCCCGCCCTCACCCGCGAGGAGGACCCGCCCCTTCGGCGGGGAATCGGAGCCTCTGCCCGCCGCGGGAAGGACTCCGAGA AGGCGCCGGAGCCCCCCCGGGAGGAGCgggggggcgcgggggcggTTCCCCCCCCCCTCCGGGATCCCGGTGCGGGCCGAGGGGCCCCGGGGGCGGCCCGGACCCCCGGTGCCCTGCCAGACCTTCCCCGCCTGCGGGAGACCCTCGG GCGGGGACTGAACCCCCCTCACCGTGTCAAGTCCATCTCCATGACGACATTCACCGAGGCCGAGGTGCTGTTCCTGCAGGCGCACGGCAATGAG GCCTGCAGGCGGGTCTGGCTTGGCACCTTCGACCCCCGGACTTTGCTGCTGCCCGACTCCCGCGACCCCCAGAAGGTGAAGGAGTTCCTGCAGGAGAAATACGAGAAGAAACGATG GTACTTGGCACCAGAACAAGTGAAACAACCCCCCCAAAGCACCACAGCGGAGCCCGGgcccccccagctcctccatggggacacagggacactggcacag ccccgcccAGCCGCCCAGCGCCCTCCCCAGCCGGCCCGAAAGGCCAGCACTGACCTCCTGGCTGACATCGGGGGGGACCCTTTcgccagccctgccccaggaccGGCGTTCGCTGCTTTCCCTG GCCCAGCCCCACCCAGGTCTGCCTTCCCCAGTTTCAATGCCTTTGGAACCAGCCCTGGAGCACCCACTTTTGGGGGAGCTGTGCCCCCCTTCCACGTCCCACCCACCACCACAG GAGGTGTGTCTGCACAGGGCGTGGCCACCCCTGTTCTGCCCACAGGGGGCGGAGCATCTGTCAG ccccttcgGGACCCTCCGGGACCCCCCGGCGCTGCCCCACGGGG GCTACACCAACCCCTTCACGGCCCCCGTGGCCCCCAGACCCTCCACCAACCCCTTCCAGAGCAACGGCCCCG GTGCCTCTTTCACCTCGCCCTCTGTTCCTGGggccttccccagccccttccaggCTGATG GGTTGCCTTTCGGAGCGTTCAGCGTTGCCAAAGCTTCCACCAACCCCTTCGTG ACGGTCCCGGCCCCGACGGCGCCGTTCGGCGTCAGACACCCGACCACCAACCCCTTCCTATGA